In a genomic window of Gloeocapsopsis dulcis:
- a CDS encoding COX15/CtaA family protein — MTESVLHNQTLTSGAQSQPKERIRRLVWKIAIATLILMAIGSATRVMNAGLACPDWPLCYGELVPTKQMNFQVFLEWFHRLDAAMVGLGAIALASLSWWHRRALPQWLPWAATFALGLVVFQGVLGGLTVTELLRFDIVTAHLGTALLFFVTLLVIGTALVPYQGTGTASNLPWIGLIAASLVYLQSLMGALVASRWALHQCFAGNALCSVMYSHIAGVIPPTLAVISVVFFAWRTPALHPALRQLATMACGLLILQILLGIATFRLHLQVEPLTVAHQVVGAVLLGVLVAFTVLGLRDRTTVSIAILTTEPSNL, encoded by the coding sequence ATGACCGAATCCGTCCTGCATAACCAAACTTTAACAAGTGGCGCACAGTCGCAGCCAAAAGAACGAATCCGGCGGCTCGTATGGAAAATTGCGATCGCTACCTTGATTTTGATGGCAATCGGTAGTGCCACTCGTGTAATGAATGCTGGGCTAGCTTGCCCAGACTGGCCTTTGTGCTATGGTGAGCTTGTCCCCACAAAACAAATGAATTTTCAAGTATTCCTCGAATGGTTTCATCGTTTAGACGCAGCCATGGTAGGGTTGGGAGCGATCGCCTTGGCGAGTTTATCTTGGTGGCACCGTCGAGCGTTACCGCAGTGGTTGCCTTGGGCGGCAACTTTTGCACTCGGTTTAGTTGTCTTTCAAGGTGTTTTAGGTGGCTTAACTGTCACGGAACTTTTGCGTTTTGATATTGTGACTGCACACTTGGGTACTGCCCTGTTATTTTTTGTGACACTACTTGTAATTGGTACAGCATTAGTACCTTATCAGGGAACTGGCACAGCAAGTAATCTACCTTGGATAGGTTTGATTGCAGCTAGTCTTGTTTATTTACAAAGCCTAATGGGTGCTTTAGTAGCTTCTCGCTGGGCGCTACATCAATGTTTTGCAGGAAATGCTTTATGTAGCGTGATGTATAGTCATATTGCTGGTGTCATTCCACCAACTTTGGCAGTTATTAGCGTTGTCTTTTTTGCCTGGCGGACTCCGGCATTGCATCCGGCACTGCGACAACTTGCAACTATGGCTTGTGGCTTGCTGATTCTCCAAATTTTATTGGGTATAGCAACATTCCGCTTGCATCTGCAAGTAGAGCCACTTACGGTAGCGCACCAAGTCGTCGGTGCAGTTTTGT